Proteins found in one Coffea eugenioides isolate CCC68of chromosome 5, Ceug_1.0, whole genome shotgun sequence genomic segment:
- the LOC113770392 gene encoding universal stress protein PHOS32-like yields MNSQQENDHRHPNHLPPVQVKPPPTSPAFSITFSTPTSVSPLTPTHRRIAIAVDLSDESAFAVKWAIENYLRPGDAVILLHVRPTSILYGADWGSNTPTSTVTPPSSPFQAHATSHDQKLEEDFDNLTNSKATGLSQPLVEAQVPFKIHIVKDHDLKERLCLEVERLGLSAVIMGSRGFGASRKNSKGRLGSVSDYCVHHCVCPVVVVRYPGDNNEGRNGGVEVVKKTAAVINEAELHPLPEEENETNEEVISAEKRDSEGMKPGM; encoded by the exons ATGAATTCTCAACAAGAAAACGACCACCGCCACCCCAACCACCTTCCACCGGTCCAAGTCAAGCCTCCGCCCACCTCCCCAGCCTTCTCAATTACCTTCTCCACCCCAACATCCGTCAGCCCTTTGACCCCAACCCACCGCCGTATCGCCATTGCCGTAGACCTCAGCGATGAAAGCGCTTTCGCCGTGAAATGGGCAATCGAAAACTACCTCCGCCCGGGCGACGCAGTCATCCTCCTCCACGTCCGCCCGACCTCCATCCTCTACGGAGCTGACTGGGGGTCCAACACCCCCACCTCCACCGTTACACCTCCATCCTCTCCTTTCCAAGCCCACGCCACCTCTCACGACCAAAAACTCGAAGAAGATTTCGATAACTTGACGAACTCGAAGGCCACAGGCTTATCACAACCATTAGTAGAAGCCCAGGTGCCATTCAAGATTCATATAGTGAAGGATCATGATTTGAAGGAGCGGCTGTGTTTGGAGGTGGAAAGGTTGGGGTTGAGCGCGGTGATCATGGGGAGCAGAGGCTTTGGGGCGTCGAGGAAGAATAGTAAAGGCAGGCTTGGGAGTGTGAGTGATTATTGTGTGCACCATTGTGTGTGCCCGGTGGTGGTGGTGAGATATCCTGGGGACAACAATGAAGGCAGAAATGGCGGTGTTGAGGTTGTGAAGAAGACGGCTGCCGTGATTAATGAGGCGGAGCTCCACCCTCTTCCAGAGGAGGAGAATGAAACGAACGAAGAAG TGATATCTGCAGAAAAAAGAGATTCTGAAGGAATGAAGCCGGGAATGTAA
- the LOC113772435 gene encoding 5' exonuclease Apollo, translated as MESGIISVDRWSQGSQAYFLTHLHADHTRGLTPTWKWGPLFCSRITAKLFPLKFPQFKLSLLRVLDLGHWYTLPLFSPSSGQPITVHVMAIDAHHCPGAVMYLFRGEFGCMLYTGDFRWERTSRRAQIARNMLLNALKQEKLDSLYLDNTYCNPLYSFPSREVAARQVVNIISSHPNHDIVIGVDSLGKEDLLHYVSQVLKIKIWVWPERLQTMHLLGFQDNFTTKTSLTRVRAIPRYSFSIETLEGLNMMRPTIGIMPSGLPWAKEIFKGKGSAFGPSPSHGVTCTNRKKPNGSLAGGQIYNQYIYTVPYSEHSCFAEIKEFVQLLQPASIKGIVASSPSYVEPLYYFGKFCGKKQESSMLYQKLWSEERVERVETIQIKSATKTTNSNLQGKKRRKKQVGLLVSHVNRVSLLRRLRRGIKITDTDFPAYEDNI; from the exons ATGGAGAGCGGAATAATATCGGTGGACCGGTGGAGCCAAGGCAGCCAAGCTTATTTCCTAACGCACCTCCACGCCGATCACACACGTGGCCTTACTCCGACGTGGAAATGGGGTCCGCTCTTCTGCTCCCGGATCACCGCCAAGCTCTTTCCTTTGAAATTCCCCCAATTTAAGCTCTCCCTCCTCCGCGTCCTCGACCTCGGCCATTGGTACACTCTCCCGCTCTTCTCCCCATCGTCTGGCCAGCCCATCACCGTCCATGTCATGGCCATTGACGCCCACCATTGCCCCG GTGCTGTGATGTATTTATTTCGTGGTGAGTTCGGATGCATGCTTTATACGGGTGATTTTCGATGGGAGAGAACGAGTAGGAGAGCGCAGATTGCAAGGAATATGCTACTTAATGCTCTCAAGCAAGAGAAACTTGATAGTTTGTACTTGGATAATACTTACTGTAATCCGTTATATTCTTTTCCTTCTCGTGAGGTTGCTGCTAGGCAG GTTGTCAATATCATCTCCTCTCATCCTAATCATGATATAGTCATTGGTGTGGACTCATTAGGAAAGGAAGATCTTTTGCACTATGTTTCACAAGTGCTGAAAATAAAG ATCTGGGTATGGCCCGAACGGTTGCAGACGATGCACCTTCTTGGATTCCAAGACAACTTTACTACCAAAACCTCGCTTACCAGAGTTCGCGCCATTCCTCGTTACAGCTTTAGCATTGAAACTCTTGAGGGATTGAACATGATGCGTCCTACCATTGGCATCATGCCATCTGGTCTTCCATGGGCAAAGGAAATCTTTAAAGGTAAGGGCAGTGCCTTTGGTCCTTCTCCTTCGCATGGTGTCACCTGCACGAATAGAAAGAAGCCAAATGGAAGTTTGGCAGGTGGCCAGATCTACAATCAATACATATATACAGTTCCATATTCTGAGCACTCATGCTTTGCTGAGATAAAGGAGTTTGTCCAGCTTCTGCAGCCCGCCAGTATTAAGGGCATTGTAGCTTCATCACCCTCTTATGTTGAGCCCCTGTATTATTTTGGCAAATTTTGTGGTAAAAAGCAAGAATCAAGTATGTTGTACCAGAAGCTTTGGAGTGAAGAAAGAGTTGAAAGAGTCGAAACTATTCAAATTAAATCTGCTACCAAAACCACTAATTCCAATCTTCaagggaaaaagagaagaaaaaagcaAGTGGGGCTTCTTGTGTCTCATGTGAATAGGGTGAGCTTATTAAGAAGATTGAGGCGTGGCATAAAGATCACAGATACCGACTTTCCTGCATATGAGGACAACATTTAG
- the LOC113771720 gene encoding uncharacterized protein LOC113771720, with product MTHQKNQSVADRRKSISDRRFKNEKKSSSSESLGFFSESPKDWNDFASIMEKSDENLLSESAENGIDLLSPDTSLALATVASSDLSPLSSITMSDEHEEATDTTDPSTTGSLTSVEAELVVKLLNRAIKSRGTNLKTKKVLDALVNLVVEEFIQLPEEKDSFNELMAKKANLVVLSFLLWTIAVFAALFFSGSQRSFSGAIPPT from the exons ATGACGCATCAGAAAAATCAATCGGTTGCAGATCGCCGAAAATCGATCTCCGATCGCCGTTTCAAG AATGAAAAAAAGAGCTCAAGTTCCGAAAGTTTGGGTTTCTTTTCTGAATCACCAAAGGACTGGAACGATTTCGCGTCGATCATGGAGAAGTCGGACGAGAATCTTCTCAGTGAATCAGCTGAG AATGGAATTGATTTATTGAGTCCAGACACTTCACTTGCATTGGCCACTGTTGCTTCATCTGATCTCTCCCCTCTGTCATCAATAACCATGTCTGATGAGCACGAAGAAGCTACAGACACAACTGATCCATCTACAACAGGGAGCTTAACTAGTGTTGAGGCAGAGCTAGTAGTGAAACTTCTTAACAGAGCTATAAAGTCAAGAGGCACGAACTTGAAAACTAAGAAGGTTTTGGATGCTTTGGTTAATCTCGTTGTTGAAGAGTTCATTCAGTTGCCTGAGGAGAAGGACAGCTTCAATGAACTCATGGCCAAAAAAGCCAATCTTGTTGTTCTGAGCTTCTTGCTGTGGACCATTGCAGTCTTTGCAGCTCTTTTCTTCTCTGGAAGCCAACGATCCTTCAGTGGAGCAATACCACCAACCTGA